A genomic window from Promicromonospora sukumoe includes:
- a CDS encoding ABC transporter substrate-binding protein — protein sequence MMRRTIPLVATVSALALTLAACSSGAASGGSDAADDGPITLDYWAWGTAQEPMVDAWNAAHPDIQVKRTDAGGGTDSSAKLVTATRGGNAPDVAIVEYNTLPAMIVAGVAADISGNVDGLDAEFAPGVWSQVTFDGATYGVPQDAGPQALTYNKAKFDELGIDVPTTWDEFADAAEKVHEADPDSYITTFAPAEFGGFAGLAQQAGAEWWSVDGDAWTVDFDDDASVAVADYWQDLIDRDLVLAEPLLTPEWNAKVNKGEVLSWPAGLWAAGVLYGVAEESAGDWAMAPMPQWTEGDPAVAFQGGSAVVVTTSTEHAEAAAEFARWMGTADEASAAQIEQGQYPASLAGQELTLESDAPLLTPEQDDYWQVAAEITKDTIPEISWGPNVNVASSAFQDAMSAAVTNGTPLRDALTETEAEVVDDMTTTGFEVTQK from the coding sequence ATGATGCGTAGGACTATCCCGCTCGTGGCGACGGTCTCGGCCCTCGCCCTCACTCTCGCCGCCTGCTCCTCGGGCGCTGCCTCCGGCGGTTCCGACGCCGCCGACGACGGCCCCATCACCCTCGACTACTGGGCCTGGGGTACCGCGCAGGAGCCCATGGTCGACGCCTGGAACGCCGCGCACCCCGACATCCAGGTCAAGCGGACCGACGCCGGCGGCGGCACGGACTCCTCCGCCAAGCTGGTCACCGCGACGCGCGGCGGCAACGCGCCCGACGTCGCGATCGTCGAGTACAACACCCTCCCGGCCATGATCGTGGCCGGCGTGGCCGCCGACATCTCCGGGAACGTCGACGGGCTGGACGCCGAGTTCGCCCCCGGCGTGTGGAGCCAGGTCACCTTCGACGGCGCCACGTACGGCGTGCCGCAGGACGCCGGCCCCCAGGCCCTCACGTACAACAAGGCGAAGTTCGACGAGCTCGGCATCGACGTGCCGACCACGTGGGACGAGTTCGCCGACGCGGCGGAGAAGGTCCACGAGGCGGACCCCGACTCGTACATCACCACCTTCGCCCCGGCCGAGTTCGGCGGCTTCGCCGGGCTGGCGCAGCAGGCCGGCGCCGAGTGGTGGTCGGTCGACGGCGACGCGTGGACCGTGGACTTCGACGACGACGCGTCCGTGGCCGTCGCCGACTACTGGCAGGACCTGATCGACCGGGACCTGGTGCTGGCCGAGCCGCTGCTGACCCCCGAGTGGAACGCCAAGGTCAACAAGGGCGAGGTGCTCTCGTGGCCCGCGGGCCTCTGGGCCGCGGGAGTCCTCTACGGCGTGGCCGAGGAGAGCGCCGGCGACTGGGCGATGGCACCGATGCCCCAGTGGACCGAGGGCGACCCCGCCGTCGCGTTCCAGGGCGGTTCCGCCGTCGTCGTCACGACGTCCACGGAGCACGCCGAGGCCGCCGCCGAGTTCGCGCGGTGGATGGGCACCGCCGACGAGGCGTCCGCCGCCCAGATCGAGCAGGGGCAGTACCCCGCGTCGCTGGCCGGGCAGGAGCTCACGCTGGAGAGCGACGCGCCCCTGCTGACGCCGGAGCAGGACGACTACTGGCAGGTCGCGGCCGAGATCACCAAGGACACCATCCCGGAGATCAGCTGGGGCCCCAACGTGAACGTCGCCTCGAGCGCCTTCCAGGACGCGATGTCGGCGGCCGTCACGAACGGCACCCCCCTGCGTGACGCCCTGACCGAGACCGAGGCCGAGGTGGTCGACGACATGACCACCACGGGCTTCGAGGTCACCCAGAAGTGA
- a CDS encoding N-acetylglucosamine-6-phosphate deacetylase: MSDVVVVRGRVVLGSSVVDDGVVVASGGRVAFSGSVADAVAAGHGPALERALEQAPDQAPDRARPAPGTLVLPGLVDLHNHGGGGASFPDVTSAGEALAGVLEHRAHGTTTLLASLVTAQPEVLLARAAVLAELAEAGEIEGLHAEGPFLSYRRRGAHNPADLQEGSVELVRDLAAAARGYLRTMTIAPEVPGVTGPGGVAEALVAAGVLPSLGHTDGSTEQAEALIEQVTSALRARAGGGAAGPGAAGRPAGTPAPAGPMTATHLFNGMRPLHHRQPGPIAACLAAAARGDMVVELVGDGVHLDPATVRSVFDMVGADQVLLVTDAMAAAGMADGRYDLGPMSVEVRHGVARIATPVSDPQVTGGTSASDTGEGEGPIAGGTAHLVDVVRCAVEGGVPLVDAVRSATAVPARVLGLTGEVGTLEPGARADVLVTDANLRPLRVLRHGVDVDVAGA; encoded by the coding sequence ATGAGTGACGTGGTTGTGGTGCGCGGTCGTGTGGTGCTCGGCTCCTCGGTGGTGGACGACGGCGTCGTCGTCGCCTCGGGCGGACGCGTCGCCTTCTCCGGCTCGGTGGCCGACGCCGTGGCGGCCGGCCACGGCCCCGCCCTGGAGCGGGCGCTGGAGCAGGCTCCGGACCAGGCCCCGGACCGGGCGCGGCCCGCGCCCGGGACGCTCGTGCTGCCGGGGCTCGTCGACCTGCACAACCACGGCGGGGGCGGCGCGTCGTTCCCCGACGTGACCTCGGCCGGCGAGGCGCTCGCGGGCGTCCTGGAGCACCGCGCCCACGGCACCACCACCCTGCTCGCGTCGTTGGTGACGGCCCAGCCCGAGGTGCTGCTGGCGCGCGCCGCGGTGCTGGCCGAGCTCGCCGAGGCCGGGGAGATCGAGGGCCTGCACGCCGAGGGGCCGTTCCTCTCGTACCGCCGCCGAGGCGCCCACAACCCGGCTGACCTGCAGGAAGGCAGCGTCGAGCTGGTGCGTGACCTGGCCGCGGCCGCCCGCGGGTACCTGCGCACCATGACGATCGCCCCGGAGGTGCCGGGCGTGACCGGCCCCGGCGGCGTCGCCGAGGCGCTGGTCGCGGCGGGCGTGCTGCCCTCGCTGGGGCACACCGACGGCAGCACCGAGCAGGCCGAGGCGCTCATCGAGCAGGTCACCTCGGCGCTGCGGGCGCGGGCAGGCGGCGGGGCCGCGGGACCTGGGGCCGCGGGGCGCCCGGCGGGCACCCCGGCCCCGGCCGGGCCGATGACGGCGACGCACCTGTTCAACGGCATGCGCCCGCTGCACCACCGGCAGCCCGGCCCCATCGCGGCGTGCCTGGCGGCGGCGGCCCGCGGCGACATGGTCGTCGAGCTCGTGGGCGACGGCGTCCACCTGGACCCGGCGACCGTGCGCTCGGTGTTCGACATGGTCGGCGCGGACCAGGTGCTGCTGGTGACCGACGCGATGGCGGCGGCCGGCATGGCCGACGGCCGGTACGACCTGGGCCCGATGTCGGTGGAGGTGCGCCACGGCGTCGCGCGCATCGCCACCCCCGTGTCAGACCCACAGGTCACCGGGGGGACCTCTGCGTCTGACACGGGGGAGGGGGAGGGACCGATCGCGGGCGGCACGGCCCACCTGGTCGACGTCGTCCGCTGCGCCGTCGAGGGCGGCGTCCCCCTGGTCGACGCCGTCCGCTCCGCGACGGCGGTGCCCGCCCGGGTGCTGGGGCTCACCGGCGAGGTCGGCACCCTGGAGCCCGGCGCCCGCGCCGACGTGCTGGTCACCGACGCGAACCTGCGCCCCCTGCGGGTGCTGCGCCACGGTGTTGACGTCGATGTCGCCGGGGCGTAA
- the nucS gene encoding endonuclease NucS produces MRLVVADCSALYTGRLTAMLPQATRLLVVKADGSVLIHSDGGSYKPLNWMSPPCTLAVREPSEEAAERGVTEVWTVQHAKSDDRLEVELFTVHHDSAHDLGIDPGLVKDGVEAHLQELLAEQIALLGDGHTLVRREYPTAIGPVDILARDGSGSTVAVEIKRRGDIDGVEQLTRYLELLNRDPLLAPVRGVYAAQEIKPQARVLAKDRGIATLLLDYDAMRGVDDPTTRLF; encoded by the coding sequence ATGCGGCTGGTCGTGGCAGACTGCTCCGCCCTCTACACGGGCCGCCTGACCGCGATGCTCCCGCAGGCGACGCGGCTGCTCGTGGTCAAGGCCGACGGCAGCGTGCTGATCCACTCGGACGGCGGCTCGTACAAGCCGCTGAACTGGATGAGCCCCCCGTGCACCCTGGCGGTGCGCGAGCCGTCCGAGGAGGCCGCCGAGCGCGGCGTCACCGAGGTCTGGACCGTCCAGCACGCCAAGTCGGACGACCGGCTCGAGGTCGAGCTGTTCACCGTGCACCACGACTCCGCCCACGACCTGGGCATCGACCCGGGCCTCGTGAAGGACGGCGTGGAGGCGCACCTGCAGGAGCTGCTCGCCGAGCAGATCGCGCTGCTGGGCGACGGGCACACCCTGGTGCGCCGCGAGTACCCCACGGCCATCGGCCCGGTGGACATCCTCGCGCGGGACGGCTCGGGCTCCACCGTGGCGGTGGAGATCAAGCGCCGCGGCGACATCGACGGCGTCGAGCAGCTCACGAGGTACCTGGAGCTGCTGAACCGGGACCCGCTGCTGGCCCCGGTGCGCGGCGTCTACGCGGCGCAGGAGATCAAGCCGCAGGCGCGCGTCCTGGCGAAGGACCGCGGTATCGCGACCCTCCTCCTGGACTACGACGCGATGCGCGGCGTCGACGACCCGACCACGCGCCTCTTCTAG
- a CDS encoding beta-galactosidase translates to MTAPFAPARLLFGGDYNPEQWPRDVWDEDMALMRRAGVNTVTIGVFSWAALEPREGEFEPGWLDDVVALLDAQEIGFFLATPTASPPPWFTKAHPDALPVRPDGTQLWHGSRDTYAISAPAYREAARRVARFLAERYGSHPRLRGWHVHNEYGTVDHGPHAAAAFRRWLRARYGSLAALNDAWYTAFWSQRYDDWDEIVPPRATQYLHNPAQVVDFKRFCSAEMLAAYTEQRDEIRATGSSAPVTTNFMLPTWNHLDQWEWSDELDLVSVDHYLDTPGPDGEAHVAYGADLTRSWGEGPWLLMEQSAAGIRDGRRQAFKDPDRMIRNSLGYVARGSQGALFFQWRASAGGSETWHSAMVPHSGPESRTYEGVVELGTLLDRLQEVAAPPAEGPVVAADVAVLWDAAGWWSLETPHLPNDDLDYATEARATHRALWRAGVAVDFVRSGADVARYRVLFVPTLMALDDAMVAWLTRYVEDGGHLVVGRFTGVADEHERVVPGGYPGRLRDLLGVRVTEHLPLAPGDTQELSDGSVVGQWTERMEATGAKVVAHYTEGPLAGSPAVTRRTVGDGAAVYVSAGLVQESWDAFVATVLAERAVRAVVPEAVGTGLEAVRRRGAEATYLFLLHHGERPLRVAGAGHDLVSDGPAEDGIVIAPGGYAVVREAPGATWSVTPA, encoded by the coding sequence ATGACTGCCCCCTTCGCACCCGCGCGCCTGCTCTTCGGCGGCGACTACAACCCCGAGCAGTGGCCCCGCGACGTCTGGGACGAGGACATGGCGCTCATGCGCCGGGCGGGTGTCAACACGGTGACCATCGGCGTCTTCTCGTGGGCCGCCCTGGAGCCCCGCGAGGGCGAGTTCGAGCCGGGCTGGCTGGACGACGTCGTCGCGCTGCTTGACGCCCAGGAGATCGGCTTCTTCCTGGCGACGCCCACCGCGTCCCCGCCCCCGTGGTTCACCAAGGCGCACCCCGACGCGCTGCCGGTGCGCCCCGACGGCACGCAGCTCTGGCACGGGTCGCGCGACACGTACGCAATCAGCGCTCCCGCCTACCGGGAGGCGGCGCGGCGCGTCGCCCGGTTCCTCGCCGAGCGGTACGGCAGCCACCCGCGCCTGCGCGGCTGGCACGTGCACAACGAGTACGGCACGGTCGACCACGGCCCGCACGCCGCGGCCGCCTTCCGGCGCTGGCTGCGAGCACGGTACGGCTCCCTGGCCGCGCTGAACGACGCCTGGTACACGGCGTTCTGGTCCCAGCGGTACGACGACTGGGACGAGATCGTGCCGCCCCGCGCCACGCAGTACCTGCACAACCCGGCGCAGGTCGTGGACTTCAAGCGGTTCTGCTCCGCCGAGATGCTCGCCGCGTACACCGAGCAGCGCGACGAGATCCGCGCGACCGGCTCGTCCGCGCCGGTCACGACCAACTTCATGCTGCCCACCTGGAACCACCTGGACCAGTGGGAGTGGAGCGACGAGCTGGACCTCGTCTCGGTGGACCACTACCTCGACACGCCCGGCCCCGACGGCGAGGCGCACGTCGCGTACGGCGCCGACCTGACCCGGTCCTGGGGCGAGGGGCCGTGGCTGCTCATGGAGCAGAGCGCCGCCGGCATCCGCGACGGCCGCCGGCAGGCCTTCAAGGACCCCGACCGGATGATCCGCAACTCGCTCGGGTACGTGGCCCGGGGCTCCCAGGGCGCGCTGTTCTTCCAGTGGCGCGCGTCGGCCGGTGGCTCCGAGACCTGGCACAGCGCGATGGTGCCGCACTCCGGCCCGGAGAGCCGCACGTACGAGGGCGTCGTCGAGCTGGGCACGCTCCTCGACCGCCTCCAGGAGGTGGCCGCGCCGCCCGCCGAGGGACCGGTCGTGGCGGCCGACGTCGCCGTGCTCTGGGACGCCGCCGGCTGGTGGTCGCTGGAGACGCCGCACCTGCCGAACGACGACCTCGACTACGCGACCGAGGCCCGGGCGACGCACCGCGCCCTCTGGCGCGCCGGGGTGGCCGTCGACTTCGTGCGGTCCGGGGCCGACGTCGCGCGGTACCGCGTGCTGTTCGTGCCGACCCTCATGGCGCTGGACGACGCCATGGTGGCCTGGCTGACCCGGTACGTCGAGGACGGCGGGCACCTGGTCGTCGGGCGGTTCACGGGTGTGGCGGACGAGCACGAGCGCGTGGTCCCGGGCGGCTACCCCGGGCGCCTGCGCGACCTGCTGGGCGTCCGGGTCACCGAGCACCTGCCGCTCGCGCCCGGGGACACCCAGGAGCTGAGCGACGGGTCCGTGGTCGGCCAGTGGACCGAGCGGATGGAGGCGACCGGCGCGAAGGTCGTGGCGCACTACACGGAGGGGCCCCTCGCCGGCTCCCCCGCGGTCACCCGCCGCACCGTCGGGGACGGGGCCGCCGTGTATGTCTCGGCGGGGCTGGTCCAGGAGTCGTGGGACGCGTTCGTCGCCACGGTGCTCGCCGAGCGCGCCGTGCGGGCCGTGGTGCCCGAGGCGGTCGGCACCGGGCTGGAGGCGGTGCGCCGGCGCGGCGCCGAGGCCACCTACCTCTTCCTGCTCCACCACGGCGAGCGGCCGCTGCGGGTGGCCGGGGCGGGACACGACCTCGTGTCCGACGGACCGGCCGAGGACGGCATCGTCATCGCGCCGGGCGGCTACGCCGTCGTCCGGGAGGCGCCGGGCGCGACCTGGTCGGTGACCCCGGCCTAG
- a CDS encoding DUF402 domain-containing protein, whose product MTPPVFEPGQTVVRREIMRGEPWIAIPQVCVQDDGDLLVTYTPGGTPMVYPGSGVFPVGEHPWKAAGSRRWRGHGRLELHWAGVEHSLFLFWDGPQRTFQGWYFNLEDAPRRTPMGFDTLDHELDVWWAADAETYEFKDVVEFEETGPDRYPGRMEQIRAEGARIARLLDAGELWWDKAWADWTPDTSWEPRDVPAGWESVAFETR is encoded by the coding sequence ATGACGCCTCCCGTTTTCGAGCCCGGCCAGACGGTGGTCCGCCGCGAGATCATGCGGGGCGAGCCGTGGATCGCCATCCCCCAGGTCTGCGTGCAGGACGACGGCGACCTCCTGGTGACCTACACGCCCGGCGGCACCCCGATGGTGTATCCGGGGTCGGGGGTGTTCCCGGTGGGGGAGCACCCGTGGAAGGCCGCCGGGAGCAGGCGCTGGCGCGGCCACGGGCGCCTCGAGCTGCACTGGGCCGGGGTGGAGCACTCGCTCTTCCTGTTCTGGGACGGCCCGCAGCGCACCTTCCAGGGCTGGTACTTCAACCTGGAGGACGCGCCGCGCCGCACGCCGATGGGCTTCGACACCCTCGACCACGAGCTGGACGTCTGGTGGGCGGCGGACGCCGAGACCTACGAGTTCAAGGACGTCGTCGAGTTCGAGGAGACCGGCCCGGACCGGTACCCGGGCCGGATGGAGCAGATCCGCGCCGAGGGCGCCCGGATCGCCCGCCTCCTCGACGCGGGCGAGCTCTGGTGGGACAAGGCGTGGGCCGACTGGACGCCCGACACCTCGTGGGAGCCCCGCGACGTGCCGGCCGGCTGGGAGAGCGTGGCGTTCGAGACGCGCTGA
- a CDS encoding LacI family DNA-binding transcriptional regulator, with protein MATIDDVARAAGVSTSTVSYVLSGKRPISAPTRARVERAIEKLGYRPHAGARALASARTNVIALMAPLRVGVNVPVIMQFVAGVVTRARDFDHDVLLLTQDDVSGLDRVTGGSMVDALVMMDIEADDPRVPLVAAAKQPTVLIGLPQDPEGLSCVDLDFEGAGRLAVRHLAQSGHTDVALIGSPPEVLRRHTSYAERMMRGLRDQARASGVTATVEACDSTPAGASAAVDLLLTTAPETTGIVVHNEGALPHVLSRLAERGLVVGTDIAVVAVCPTDVALSQRIPMTSIDLPAEDIGKVAVDMVMARLESEQPSETRLLAPVLTERESSAPGPAAVATAD; from the coding sequence GTGGCTACGATCGACGACGTCGCGCGGGCGGCGGGGGTCTCGACCTCGACCGTGTCCTACGTCCTGTCGGGCAAGCGGCCCATCTCCGCGCCCACCCGGGCGCGGGTCGAGCGCGCGATCGAGAAGCTCGGCTACCGCCCCCATGCCGGCGCGCGGGCGCTGGCCTCGGCGCGCACCAACGTGATCGCGCTGATGGCACCGCTGCGCGTGGGCGTGAACGTGCCCGTCATCATGCAGTTCGTCGCGGGCGTCGTCACGCGGGCGCGGGACTTCGACCACGACGTGCTGCTGCTGACGCAGGACGACGTGAGCGGCCTCGACCGGGTGACCGGCGGCTCGATGGTGGACGCCCTGGTCATGATGGACATCGAGGCGGACGACCCGCGCGTGCCCCTGGTGGCCGCCGCCAAGCAGCCCACCGTGCTCATCGGCCTGCCGCAGGACCCGGAGGGGCTCAGCTGCGTGGACCTCGACTTCGAGGGCGCGGGCCGGCTCGCCGTGCGGCACCTCGCGCAGTCGGGCCACACCGACGTCGCGCTCATCGGCTCACCGCCCGAGGTGCTGCGGCGGCACACGTCCTACGCCGAGCGGATGATGCGCGGCCTGCGCGACCAGGCCCGCGCGTCGGGCGTGACGGCCACGGTGGAGGCCTGCGACTCCACGCCGGCGGGCGCCTCGGCCGCCGTGGACCTGCTGCTGACCACGGCCCCCGAGACCACGGGCATCGTGGTGCACAACGAGGGCGCCCTCCCCCACGTGCTGTCCCGGCTCGCGGAGCGCGGGCTGGTGGTGGGCACCGACATCGCGGTGGTCGCCGTCTGCCCCACCGACGTCGCGCTCTCCCAGCGCATCCCGATGACCAGCATCGACCTGCCCGCCGAGGACATCGGCAAGGTGGCCGTGGACATGGTGATGGCGCGCCTGGAGTCCGAGCAGCCGTCCGAGACCCGCCTGCTGGCGCCCGTGCTGACCGAGCGCGAGAGCTCGGCGCCCGGCCCGGCCGCCGTCGCCACCGCCGACTGA
- a CDS encoding aldo/keto reductase → MSGTASDPASGPVPGITDRALGTTGLRVPALVLGTAGLGRKVDEPTAAEVLRAAAAAGWRTWDTSNEYGDAEARIGSALDGLADVQVLTKADPLPGSADFSGDRVRASVAESLERLRLDRLPLVHLHDPERISFDDAMAPDGPVRALLDLRDAGTIEHLGVAGGPIGLLRRYVRTGEFEAVVTHNRLTLLDRSAETLLEDCAERGIGVLNAAPFGGGALADDDGPVRSYHYRDADAAQRDAVLRIREIARAAGVPVGALAVRASVRDPRVAATIVGVSSTAQLAQVTAWAAIPVPDDVWPDLDAALPDPAHWAGELGR, encoded by the coding sequence ATGAGCGGCACAGCGAGCGACCCGGCGTCCGGCCCGGTGCCCGGGATCACCGACCGCGCGCTGGGGACGACCGGGCTGCGCGTGCCCGCCCTGGTGCTCGGGACAGCCGGCCTCGGCCGCAAGGTCGACGAGCCCACCGCGGCCGAGGTGCTCCGCGCGGCGGCCGCGGCAGGCTGGCGCACCTGGGACACGAGCAACGAGTACGGCGACGCCGAGGCGCGCATCGGCTCGGCGCTCGACGGCCTGGCCGACGTCCAGGTGCTCACCAAGGCCGACCCCTTGCCCGGCTCCGCCGACTTCTCGGGCGACCGGGTCCGGGCGTCCGTCGCCGAGTCCCTCGAACGCCTGCGCCTCGACCGCCTCCCGCTGGTGCACCTGCACGACCCGGAGCGCATCTCGTTCGACGACGCCATGGCCCCGGACGGCCCCGTCCGGGCGCTGCTCGACCTGCGCGACGCCGGCACGATCGAGCACCTCGGCGTCGCCGGCGGGCCGATCGGCCTCCTGCGGCGGTACGTCCGCACCGGCGAGTTCGAGGCCGTGGTGACCCACAACCGGCTCACGCTCCTGGACCGGTCGGCAGAGACCCTGCTGGAGGACTGCGCCGAGCGCGGGATCGGCGTGCTGAACGCCGCCCCGTTCGGCGGGGGTGCGCTCGCCGACGACGACGGGCCGGTGCGCAGCTACCACTACCGCGACGCCGACGCCGCCCAGCGGGACGCCGTCCTGCGCATCCGCGAGATCGCCCGCGCCGCCGGTGTCCCCGTGGGCGCCCTCGCCGTGCGGGCGAGCGTCCGCGACCCGCGGGTCGCGGCGACCATCGTCGGCGTGTCGAGCACGGCCCAGCTCGCGCAGGTCACGGCCTGGGCGGCCATCCCGGTGCCCGACGACGTCTGGCCGGACCTCGACGCCGCGCTGCCCGACCCCGCCCACTGGGCCGGCGAGCTCGGGCGCTAG
- a CDS encoding carbohydrate ABC transporter permease, with product MSTATAPRPVSTRPLVAERRRPRPRAAVLPTVALVLGALYCLVPVVWVLVASTKSSSELFSTFTFLPGTGLLDNLGDLFAYGDGQYAQWALNSLLFAGVGAAACTLVSTMAGYALAKYEFPGRQVAFYAILGGVLLPGITLAIPQYLLMSKIGLAGTYWSVLLPCLISPFGIFLARVYAGSAVPTETIEAARIDGANDARVFVSVALPMMIPGMVTVFLLQFVGIWNNFLLPFIMLSDERIYPLTVGLYTLLSKGSGTPSLYTLAIIGSAVAIIPLVVMMLVLQRYWRLDLISGGLKG from the coding sequence ATGAGCACCGCCACCGCACCCCGTCCCGTCAGCACCCGGCCGCTGGTCGCCGAGCGCCGGCGACCCCGCCCCCGCGCGGCCGTGCTGCCGACCGTCGCGCTCGTCCTCGGCGCGCTGTACTGCCTCGTGCCCGTGGTCTGGGTGCTGGTCGCCTCGACCAAGTCCAGCTCGGAGCTGTTCTCGACCTTCACGTTCCTGCCGGGCACCGGGCTGCTCGACAACCTGGGCGACCTGTTCGCCTACGGCGACGGCCAGTACGCGCAGTGGGCCCTGAACAGCCTCCTGTTCGCCGGGGTCGGCGCCGCCGCGTGCACCCTGGTCTCGACCATGGCCGGCTACGCGCTGGCGAAGTACGAGTTCCCGGGACGGCAGGTCGCGTTCTACGCGATCCTCGGCGGCGTGCTGCTGCCGGGCATCACGCTCGCCATCCCGCAGTACCTGCTGATGTCGAAGATCGGCCTGGCCGGCACCTACTGGTCGGTGCTGCTGCCGTGCCTCATCTCGCCCTTCGGCATCTTCCTCGCCCGCGTCTACGCCGGGTCCGCGGTGCCGACGGAGACCATCGAGGCGGCGCGGATCGACGGCGCGAACGACGCGCGCGTCTTCGTCTCGGTGGCCCTGCCCATGATGATCCCGGGCATGGTGACGGTCTTCCTCCTGCAGTTCGTGGGCATCTGGAACAACTTCCTGCTGCCGTTCATCATGCTGTCGGACGAGCGGATATACCCCCTGACCGTGGGCCTCTACACGCTGCTGTCCAAGGGTTCCGGCACGCCGTCGCTCTACACGCTGGCGATCATCGGCTCGGCCGTGGCGATCATCCCGCTCGTCGTGATGATGCTCGTGCTCCAGCGCTACTGGCGCCTCGACCTGATCAGCGGCGGGCTCAAGGGATGA
- a CDS encoding carbohydrate ABC transporter permease: MSVATETPARRPARRRWGAPVLFLLPAAVLFVAFLAIPICYAVWLSFRGMRVTGGGPFGVRQETWVGLDNYVAAFADPELLAGFGRLAIYGVIAVPLTLGLALTFALLLDLPRVRGARFSRTAIFIPYAVPGVVATLLWGFLYLPSTSPGNWILERVGLPGIDALHGPMLFPAIANIAIWGGVGFNMIILYTSLRGIPADVYEAARLDGASEWDIAFRIKIPLVGPALVLTGLFALIGTLQVYGEPTTLRPMTSEISQTWVPLMLIYRDAFTRDDLSLAAASSVALALGTLVVSLVLLRVTQKRSFGES, encoded by the coding sequence ATGAGCGTTGCCACCGAGACGCCCGCGCGCCGCCCCGCGCGCCGGCGCTGGGGTGCCCCGGTCCTCTTCCTCCTGCCCGCGGCGGTGCTGTTCGTCGCGTTCCTCGCGATCCCGATCTGCTACGCCGTGTGGCTGAGCTTCCGCGGCATGCGGGTGACGGGCGGCGGGCCGTTCGGCGTCCGCCAGGAGACCTGGGTGGGACTGGACAACTACGTCGCGGCGTTCGCCGACCCCGAGCTCCTCGCGGGGTTCGGCCGGCTCGCGATCTACGGCGTCATCGCGGTGCCCCTCACGCTGGGGCTCGCGCTGACCTTCGCGCTGCTGCTCGACCTGCCGCGCGTGCGGGGCGCCCGGTTCAGCCGGACCGCGATCTTCATCCCGTACGCGGTGCCGGGCGTGGTGGCGACGCTCCTGTGGGGCTTCCTCTACCTGCCGTCGACGAGCCCGGGCAACTGGATCCTCGAACGGGTCGGCCTGCCGGGCATCGACGCGCTGCACGGCCCGATGCTCTTCCCCGCGATCGCGAACATCGCGATCTGGGGCGGGGTCGGCTTCAACATGATCATCCTGTACACGTCCCTGCGGGGTATCCCGGCGGACGTGTACGAGGCGGCGCGGCTCGACGGCGCCAGCGAGTGGGACATCGCCTTCCGCATCAAGATCCCGCTCGTCGGGCCCGCCCTGGTGCTCACCGGCCTGTTCGCCCTCATCGGCACCCTCCAGGTGTACGGCGAGCCCACCACGCTGCGCCCGATGACCAGCGAGATCTCCCAGACCTGGGTGCCGCTCATGCTGATCTACCGCGACGCCTTCACCCGGGACGACCTGTCGCTGGCCGCCGCCTCCTCGGTCGCCCTCGCCCTCGGCACGCTCGTCGTGTCGCTCGTCCTGCTGCGCGTGACGCAGAAGCGTTCGTTCGGAGAGTCCTGA
- a CDS encoding GNAT family N-acetyltransferase — MPPSVPSDSAPSPAAPMSAPGSAARSGAPSRGYRVDPGWPVVTPRLALRPVAPDDAEAFFAWRSLPDVVRFMYQPPWDQETAKVKLRTWSSAPFEEAGDVLVLAVEADGDVIGETMLKWAAGPRQAEVGYALHPDVAGHGLATEAVRATLRLAFGSYGFHRVYARIDEENLPSVRVAQRLGMRQEARLVESDVRDGAWSTELVFALLDREHADRD, encoded by the coding sequence GTGCCCCCTTCCGTGCCGTCCGACTCGGCCCCCAGCCCCGCCGCACCGATGTCCGCCCCCGGCTCCGCCGCCCGGTCCGGCGCGCCCTCGCGCGGGTACCGGGTCGACCCCGGCTGGCCGGTGGTCACCCCGCGGCTCGCGCTCCGCCCGGTCGCCCCGGACGACGCCGAGGCGTTCTTCGCCTGGCGCTCGCTGCCCGACGTCGTGCGGTTCATGTACCAGCCGCCGTGGGACCAGGAGACGGCGAAGGTGAAGCTCCGCACCTGGTCGAGCGCCCCGTTCGAGGAGGCCGGCGACGTGCTGGTGCTCGCCGTCGAGGCCGACGGCGACGTCATCGGCGAGACCATGCTCAAGTGGGCGGCCGGCCCCCGGCAGGCCGAGGTCGGCTACGCCCTGCACCCCGACGTCGCGGGCCACGGCCTGGCGACGGAGGCCGTCCGCGCCACGCTGCGCCTGGCCTTCGGGTCGTACGGCTTCCACCGCGTGTACGCGCGCATCGACGAGGAGAACCTGCCCTCGGTGCGGGTGGCCCAGCGGCTGGGCATGCGCCAGGAGGCGCGCCTGGTCGAGAGCGACGTGCGCGACGGCGCCTGGTCCACCGAGCTGGTCTTCGCCCTGCTCGACCGCGAGCACGCGGACCGCGACTAG